From the Neobacillus sp. PS3-34 genome, the window AGATCGTTTGGATCGGACTTTGTGGTGATATCCAATGTTTTATCGAAAGACGAACGGATTTTTTCTCCAGCCTCTTTTACCCACTTCTTGGCATATGTATCAATGCTTTCCCAATTCATTTTCTTGTCCTCCGTTTATCTAAAGACTTACTATTTATATTATGCGAATTCCATTATTATTTACATTCTTAGCTTATTAAAAAAAGAAGACCCCAGCAACTTTTATCCTGCCCCATCACTTTTTTAAATTTCTACCACGAATTCAGCGGTAAAATAATAAACGAACTCCCTGTTTTAATTGGAGTTCGTTTTATTTTTGGCAATGCCAGAAGCTACTTCTTTTCATTTCTATTTTTTCCCCTTGTATAAAAATCCTGACTCTAAAGTCGACATGCCTTGTGGTATAAAGTGTTAAAGGGCTTTTAATCGAAGGAGTTCCTGTCTGATTTTTTCAAGCCTTTGTTTGCAATTTTTCTTTTTATCTTCATTGTTTTCAGTCATCGCTTCGAATAATGTAGATAATTCGTAATCCATTTCCAAACGCAGCATTGCTGTTCTTTCTTTTTCAACAGCCTTTTTCCTGGTTGAACTGATTAATTGTTTCATCATTATACACCCTTTCCAAAGTTTAATCTGATTTTTCAGATTTTTTACTGTTATAGTATGAGCAACCATCGACGGTTGCAACTAATTTGTGCTTTTACCCATAAGCCTTTACGGTTCTAGTTTTCCTATCCTTATGCTACAATAATTGACAAAAGTTACTGCTGGAGGATCAAGATGAATTTTACAGGATTTACAGAAGATGATTTCAATGTGTTTACTATAGATGGACTAGATGCAAGAATGGATGCTCTAAAGGATAAGATTCGCCCCAAGCTAAACAGTTTGGGTGAATATTTTGCCCCTACTTTATCGGTTTTAACAGGAGATGAAATGTACATTCACGTTGCAAAGCATGCACGCCGTACTGTTAATCCCCCAAAGGATACTTGGGTTGCATTTGCAAGCAATCCCCGCGGGTATAAGATGCTGCCTCATTTTCAGATCGGCCTGTGGGAAACTCATTTATTCATTTGGTTTGCTGTCATTTATGAATCGCCACAGAAACAACAAATCGGAGAAAAGCTTACAAAAAATATAAATAAATTTTATAAGGAAATACCCGGAAATTTCTGCTGGTCAAGCGATCATACGAAACCTGATGCCGTTAAACACAGCGAGCTTTCAAAAAAAGAGTTAATTGCTCTTTTTCAGCGTATGAAAACGGTCAAAAAATCTGAAATTCTTTGTGGTTTGCAAATTGACCGGGATACTGTTGTCAAGATGGGCCCATCTATGCTCCTTCAGGAAATTGATAATGTGTTTAGAAAAATATTACCCCTTTATAAAATGTCATAAACCTTAAAATAGCAAGCAATTGAACAAAAGGCTGAAGCTCATTTAAACAAGCAGGCAAAAGTAAATAAAAGCTCCCTAGCAAGTAGCCGGGGAGCTTTTGTTGTTTCTTTTTATTTATTTGTCTGGCAGGCAAGCAGCATATATAGGCACGTTTATTTCATAACGATCTTTTCATTGGCTGCTGACTCTCTCGCCTTTTTTATTGTCCTGTAAGCTGAATAGCTGCTCATATCTTCAAATTCGTCACATAGTTTTTTTTCTTCCGCTTTTCCGGGTACTATTTCCTTGAAACGCCTGTAAGCAGCCATCAGTTCTTCCCTGCCCATGCCTTTTTCATAGGCATTTTCAATTGACTGAAAAAAGTTAATTACGTCCACTATTTCTTCCGTGGACCAATGGTAATCAATTGGATATTGATATTCCATGTTGTTCACCTGCCTCCACTGTCTGAATCCCATTTTACTGATTTGCGTCTTTTTTTACAAATCAATTTTGACCCCATTTTAAACGGATACTCTCCGCCTCTGAAATCATTCTTTGAAAAAGTTCAGAGACTGTAGGCGCGTCATGAATTAGTCCCATAACCTGTCCTGCCCACCCAAAGCCTTCTTCAAGATTCCCATCATAAATTAATTTTTTGTTCGCCTGTCCGCTAATTAACGATTTCAGCTGCTCATATCCGCCCTTTCGCCCTTCGATTTCCAGAATTTTATTTGTCCAATGATTTGAAATCGCTCGGGCAGGTGCCCCCAGTGACCTTTTTATAACAGCAGTATCCGTTTCCGCCCCTTCAATAAGCAAACGCTTGTATGCCTCGCTCGCATGGGCGCATTCCTTTGTAGCAATAAACCTTGTACCCATTTCAATACCGTCAGCACCAAGGCTGAGGGCTGCCATCAATCCTCTCCCATCACCGATGCCTCCAGAGGCAATTACTGGTATGGAAACAGAATCAATCACACTCGGAATCAGCACTATTGTCCCAATATCTTCGCGCCCCAGATGCCCTCCTCCTTCTTGACCGACGACCATAACCGCATCAGCACCAAGCTGTTCCGCTTTTATAGCTTGTTTTCTTGCTGCTACTAGAACCAGCTTTTTAACATTCACTCCCTTTAATTGATCAAACAAAGGTGCGGGATTGCCGCCGGTCATCGTAATTACCGGTACATTTTCCTCTATTGCAACATCGAGAAAATCCTCATACTGCCTTCCATGCTGTCCGATGGCAAAGTTTACCCCGAAAGGCTTATTTGTTGCCTGCTTTACCTTTTGAATCTCCTCTCTCAGCTTCTCTGACCCCTCAAGCGACATTGCTGTTATTTGCCCCAGGCCTCCTGCATTAGAAACGGCTGCAGCAAGCTCAGAATACGCGAGATGCGCTAATCCTCCCTGTATGATCGGATATTTAATATTTAAAAGTTCTGTCACTCTTGTTTTCCAATTCATTTGGTCATCCTCCTAATCAATTGTTGTTCCACTTATTTCGTCTTTACAGGTTAAATTTCCTTTTAGGAAGAAAAACTAACGTGAAAGTAAAAATTAACATTTGCAAGGAATGACAAATTTCTATGCAAGTAAAGGTAATAGTGCTATAATTCATTTGTTTTATGACTTTTTATATTAATGAATTGCAATTTGAGATAAAGAGGTGTGAAGAT encodes:
- a CDS encoding DUF1054 domain-containing protein; the protein is MNFTGFTEDDFNVFTIDGLDARMDALKDKIRPKLNSLGEYFAPTLSVLTGDEMYIHVAKHARRTVNPPKDTWVAFASNPRGYKMLPHFQIGLWETHLFIWFAVIYESPQKQQIGEKLTKNINKFYKEIPGNFCWSSDHTKPDAVKHSELSKKELIALFQRMKTVKKSEILCGLQIDRDTVVKMGPSMLLQEIDNVFRKILPLYKMS
- a CDS encoding nitronate monooxygenase family protein: MNWKTRVTELLNIKYPIIQGGLAHLAYSELAAAVSNAGGLGQITAMSLEGSEKLREEIQKVKQATNKPFGVNFAIGQHGRQYEDFLDVAIEENVPVITMTGGNPAPLFDQLKGVNVKKLVLVAARKQAIKAEQLGADAVMVVGQEGGGHLGREDIGTIVLIPSVIDSVSIPVIASGGIGDGRGLMAALSLGADGIEMGTRFIATKECAHASEAYKRLLIEGAETDTAVIKRSLGAPARAISNHWTNKILEIEGRKGGYEQLKSLISGQANKKLIYDGNLEEGFGWAGQVMGLIHDAPTVSELFQRMISEAESIRLKWGQN
- a CDS encoding UPF0223 family protein; this translates as MEYQYPIDYHWSTEEIVDVINFFQSIENAYEKGMGREELMAAYRRFKEIVPGKAEEKKLCDEFEDMSSYSAYRTIKKARESAANEKIVMK